Proteins from one Thaumasiovibrio subtropicus genomic window:
- the mlaF gene encoding phospholipid ABC transporter ATP-binding protein MlaF, with product MNQQDNLVSVKNLSFSRGERAIFSDISVDVPRGKVTAIMGPSGIGKTTLLKLIGGQLAPDHGDIWFDGENIPSLSRGQLYTARQKMSMLFQSGALFTDMTVFDNVAYPLREHTDLPEPLLRTLVLLKLEAVGLRGAAQLMPNELSGGMARRAALARAIALDPDLIMYDEPFVGQDPITMGVLVKLIRELNQALGLTAIVVSHDVPEVMSIADKVYLLSESRIIASGTPQSLRDHDDPKVRQFLDGDADGPVPFQFPSSPISEDLFRYDR from the coding sequence ATGAACCAGCAAGATAATTTGGTCTCTGTAAAGAACCTCTCCTTTAGCCGTGGTGAGCGGGCTATATTCAGTGATATTTCCGTTGATGTTCCTCGAGGCAAAGTGACCGCCATTATGGGGCCGTCAGGGATCGGAAAAACGACACTATTGAAGCTTATCGGCGGTCAATTGGCACCGGATCACGGTGATATTTGGTTTGACGGTGAGAACATTCCGAGTTTGTCTCGCGGACAGCTTTATACCGCACGACAAAAGATGAGTATGTTATTTCAATCGGGTGCATTGTTTACGGATATGACGGTGTTTGACAATGTCGCCTATCCGTTGCGAGAACACACGGATCTGCCGGAGCCTCTGTTACGCACTTTGGTATTACTTAAACTGGAGGCGGTCGGATTGCGCGGTGCAGCGCAACTGATGCCCAACGAGCTGTCGGGTGGAATGGCAAGACGTGCCGCGTTAGCCCGTGCTATTGCCCTCGATCCTGATCTCATCATGTATGATGAGCCGTTTGTCGGCCAAGATCCGATTACGATGGGGGTGTTGGTGAAGCTGATTCGAGAGTTGAACCAAGCGTTAGGTTTAACTGCCATTGTGGTTAGCCATGATGTTCCTGAAGTAATGAGCATCGCCGATAAAGTGTATCTGTTGTCTGAAAGTCGCATAATTGCGTCAGGTACACCTCAATCCTTGCGCGATCATGATGATCCTAAGGTGCGTCAGTTTTTAGATGGTGATGCGGACGGCCCTGTGCCTTTCCAATTTCCTTCTTCACCTATCTCGGAGGATTTGTTCCGTTATGATCGCTAA
- the mlaD gene encoding outer membrane lipid asymmetry maintenance protein MlaD, whose amino-acid sequence MKQNRKLELWVGSFVLAGLAALLILIFNVANVTSISSGQTYLLKAEFSNIGGLKVRSPVKIGGVVVGRVASIDLDPESYVPIVTMQIQQDAGYFPETSSASILTAGLLGEQFIGIQPGFIDDDIDMLENGDTLYDTKSALVLEDMIGQVLYSLGEGK is encoded by the coding sequence ATGAAACAGAACCGAAAACTGGAACTTTGGGTCGGTAGCTTCGTGCTAGCAGGCTTGGCGGCGCTGCTAATACTGATTTTTAATGTTGCCAACGTGACGTCGATTTCCTCAGGTCAAACTTACCTGTTGAAGGCTGAGTTCTCAAACATCGGCGGGTTAAAGGTGCGCTCTCCGGTAAAAATCGGTGGTGTCGTTGTAGGACGTGTTGCCTCTATCGATCTTGATCCTGAGAGTTACGTGCCGATTGTGACCATGCAAATTCAACAAGATGCGGGTTACTTCCCTGAAACGAGTTCGGCATCGATCTTAACCGCAGGTTTGCTAGGCGAACAATTTATCGGTATCCAGCCTGGTTTTATCGATGATGATATCGATATGCTAGAGAATGGCGATACCCTTTATGACACTAAGTCTGCATTGGTGTTAGAAGATATGATTGGCCAGGTCCTTTACAGTCTTGGTGAAGGAAAATAA
- the hpf gene encoding ribosome hibernation promoting factor yields MQINLTGHHVEVTDSMREYVHIKFEKLERFFDKINNVHVILTVEKLQQIAEATLHINNGEIHAKSDHEDMYAAIDSLTDKLVRQLTKHKDKLNSR; encoded by the coding sequence ATGCAAATCAATCTGACGGGTCATCATGTCGAAGTTACTGACTCAATGCGCGAGTATGTACACATAAAATTCGAAAAACTTGAACGTTTTTTCGACAAAATAAATAACGTGCATGTTATCCTTACCGTAGAAAAGCTACAGCAAATCGCCGAAGCAACGCTACATATCAATAATGGCGAGATCCACGCAAAATCGGATCACGAAGATATGTATGCCGCTATTGATAGTTTAACGGACAAGTTGGTTCGCCAGCTCACCAAACATAAAGACAAACTGAATAGTCGTTAA
- the lptB gene encoding LPS export ABC transporter ATP-binding protein, which produces MAVLKAQNLAKSYSGRKVVTDVSLEVKSGEIVGLLGPNGAGKTTSFYMIVGLVARDEGSIMIDDTDISLQPMHNRSRLGIGYLPQEASIFRRLSVYDNIMAVLQTRSDLTREQRQDKLEELLEEFHIQHIRNSMGMALSGGERRRVEIARALAANPKFILLDEPFAGVDPISVIDIKKIIEHLRDRGLGVLITDHNVRETLDVCEHAYIVSQGHMIAHGSPEDVLNDEHVKRVYLGDQFRL; this is translated from the coding sequence ATGGCTGTTTTAAAAGCACAAAATTTAGCGAAGAGCTATAGTGGCCGTAAAGTAGTGACCGATGTGAGCTTGGAGGTCAAATCCGGTGAGATCGTCGGCTTACTTGGCCCTAACGGTGCGGGTAAAACCACGTCGTTCTACATGATTGTGGGTCTTGTCGCCCGAGACGAAGGTAGCATCATGATTGATGATACGGATATTAGTCTACAACCCATGCACAACCGCTCTCGCCTTGGTATCGGCTATTTGCCTCAAGAAGCCTCCATCTTCCGTCGGTTGTCGGTCTACGACAACATCATGGCTGTGTTGCAGACGCGTAGCGATCTTACCCGCGAGCAACGCCAAGACAAACTGGAAGAACTACTGGAAGAATTTCACATTCAGCATATCCGCAACAGTATGGGCATGGCGCTCTCAGGTGGTGAGCGTCGACGTGTGGAAATCGCTCGTGCATTAGCAGCAAATCCAAAATTTATCCTGCTTGATGAACCGTTTGCGGGTGTTGATCCGATTTCTGTTATTGATATCAAGAAAATCATTGAACATTTGCGCGATCGCGGTTTAGGTGTTCTTATCACCGATCACAACGTCCGTGAAACTCTTGATGTCTGTGAACACGCCTACATCGTCAGCCAAGGCCATATGATTGCCCACGGCTCACCAGAAGACGTTCTCAACGACGAGCATGTAAAACGGGTTTATCTCGGAGACCAATTCAGACTATAG
- the rapZ gene encoding RNase adapter RapZ — protein MKLMIVSGRSGAGKSVALRVLEDLGYYCVDNLPLNMLSSFIQTVSNTEQDIAVSVDIRNLPSDPSQVVSILDALPEEMDTQVLFLDATHKELIKRYSETRRLHPLSKHSYTLEQAIEEEARLLGDLKAHADLVLDTSDKSIHDLSETVRARVLGREKRELVMVFESFGFKYGLPSDADYVFDVRFLPNPHWQPELKPLTGKDKPVADFLASHSEVHQLIYQIRGFISNWLPMLEKNNRSYLTIAIGCTGGQHRSVYIAEQLARHFGHEGQQVQIRHRSLELKNH, from the coding sequence ATGAAACTCATGATAGTGAGCGGGCGCTCAGGAGCCGGTAAATCGGTCGCCTTGAGAGTGCTAGAAGATCTAGGTTACTACTGTGTCGATAACTTACCGCTCAACATGTTGTCCAGCTTCATTCAGACAGTCAGTAACACAGAGCAAGACATCGCGGTCAGTGTCGACATTCGCAATTTACCCAGCGACCCTTCGCAAGTCGTGTCGATTCTCGATGCCTTACCTGAAGAGATGGATACCCAGGTGCTGTTTTTAGACGCCACCCACAAAGAGTTGATTAAGCGCTACAGCGAAACGCGCCGCCTCCATCCGTTGTCAAAACACTCTTACACACTAGAGCAAGCCATTGAAGAAGAAGCACGCTTACTGGGCGACTTAAAAGCGCATGCAGACTTAGTGCTTGATACCAGTGATAAATCTATCCATGATTTGAGTGAAACCGTTCGTGCTCGCGTGCTTGGCAGAGAAAAACGCGAACTCGTGATGGTGTTTGAGTCTTTCGGTTTTAAATACGGCTTACCCTCGGATGCAGACTACGTCTTTGATGTCCGCTTTTTACCGAACCCACACTGGCAACCCGAGCTAAAACCTCTGACAGGCAAAGATAAACCCGTTGCGGATTTCCTTGCTTCTCATTCAGAAGTCCATCAACTGATTTATCAAATTCGCGGTTTCATCTCTAACTGGCTTCCCATGCTCGAGAAGAACAACCGCAGCTATCTCACTATCGCTATTGGCTGCACTGGCGGACAACATCGTTCTGTCTACATCGCGGAGCAACTCGCCCGGCATTTCGGTCACGAAGGGCAGCAAGTGCAAATTCGCCACAGAAGCCTTGAGCTAAAAAACCACTAG
- a CDS encoding KpsF/GutQ family sugar-phosphate isomerase produces the protein MSDKFDFCQHGRQAIAVELAAIAQLPQYINQHFEHACEIIANHSGKVVVMGMGKSGHIGRKIAATLASTGSPAFFVHPGEASHGDLGMIAENDTVLAISNSGEAHEILALLPVLKRRGIKMIAMTGKPTSSMAKEAHAHLQITVPKEACPLGLAPTSSTTATLVMGDALAVALLEYRGFTADDFALSHPGGALGRKLLLRLRDLMRTGKDLPKVTEDVTIREALVEIGSKQLGMTAIVNANGHLSGIFTDGDLRRILDQRIDIHTTPIGDVMTRHPLTCDAGLLATEGVNLMQNKKINGLLITEEGQLVGALNMHDLLKAGVI, from the coding sequence ATGTCTGATAAATTCGATTTTTGCCAGCACGGTCGCCAAGCGATCGCGGTCGAGCTGGCTGCTATAGCGCAATTACCGCAATACATTAATCAGCACTTTGAACATGCCTGTGAGATCATTGCCAACCACAGTGGCAAAGTCGTCGTCATGGGGATGGGAAAATCCGGACATATCGGCCGCAAGATCGCGGCCACCTTAGCCAGCACTGGCAGCCCTGCCTTTTTTGTTCACCCCGGCGAAGCTAGCCATGGCGATCTTGGTATGATCGCCGAGAATGATACGGTGCTTGCGATTTCCAATTCAGGTGAAGCGCACGAGATTCTGGCACTGCTTCCTGTACTCAAGCGTCGAGGCATCAAAATGATCGCCATGACAGGCAAGCCCACCTCTTCGATGGCAAAAGAGGCACATGCCCACCTGCAAATCACAGTGCCCAAAGAAGCTTGTCCACTTGGTTTAGCACCGACCTCTTCAACAACAGCAACACTCGTGATGGGGGATGCCCTCGCCGTTGCACTGCTGGAATATCGAGGCTTCACTGCCGATGATTTTGCCCTCTCTCACCCGGGTGGCGCGCTGGGCCGCAAACTGCTTCTCAGACTCCGTGATCTAATGCGCACCGGAAAAGATCTCCCGAAAGTCACGGAAGATGTCACCATCCGCGAAGCGCTTGTCGAAATCGGCAGTAAACAACTGGGCATGACCGCCATTGTTAACGCCAATGGCCACTTAAGCGGGATCTTCACCGATGGCGATCTGCGGCGCATCCTCGATCAGCGAATTGATATTCACACTACCCCAATCGGCGATGTTATGACACGTCACCCTCTAACCTGTGATGCAGGATTACTCGCGACAGAAGGGGTTAACTTGATGCAAAATAAAAAGATTAACGGCCTTCTCATTACAGAAGAAGGGCAACTGGTTGGTGCATTAAACATGCATGATCTTTTGAAAGCAGGAGTGATTTAA
- a CDS encoding HPr family phosphocarrier protein has protein sequence MPRIEQQVFIKNRLGLHARAAIKLVELAQSFENTTITLKNGDKEALVEGVMGILMLESAQGEQVTVIAEGSHAQQALTAVCDLILAGFNEDD, from the coding sequence GTGCCTCGTATTGAACAACAAGTGTTTATCAAAAACCGACTTGGCTTACATGCACGCGCTGCGATTAAACTGGTTGAGCTCGCCCAAAGTTTTGAAAACACCACGATCACCCTAAAAAATGGCGATAAGGAAGCGCTTGTTGAAGGGGTTATGGGCATCTTAATGCTAGAGTCCGCACAAGGTGAACAGGTTACAGTCATCGCAGAAGGTAGCCATGCGCAACAAGCCTTAACCGCGGTGTGCGACCTGATTCTCGCTGGCTTCAACGAAGATGATTAA
- the ptsN gene encoding PTS IIA-like nitrogen regulatory protein PtsN: protein MQLSSVLSPDCTKSAVPCSSKKRALEIISEVAATQLDLSPQQLFDCMLSREKLGSTGIGNGIAIPHGRINNSEQAVGVLIQCEEPVQFDAIDNQPVDLLFALLVPDQQCKEHLKTLSAIAAKLSDKKILKQLRTAQSDSELYAILTADDTL, encoded by the coding sequence ATGCAACTCAGCTCCGTATTAAGCCCGGACTGCACGAAAAGTGCAGTCCCATGCTCAAGCAAAAAACGCGCACTTGAAATCATCAGTGAAGTTGCCGCCACGCAACTCGATCTCAGCCCTCAACAACTCTTCGATTGCATGCTATCTCGAGAAAAGCTCGGTAGCACAGGCATAGGGAATGGTATTGCGATTCCTCACGGACGTATCAATAACAGTGAACAAGCTGTAGGCGTGCTCATCCAGTGTGAAGAGCCTGTGCAGTTTGATGCCATTGATAACCAACCTGTCGATCTACTCTTTGCCCTACTTGTTCCAGATCAGCAGTGCAAAGAACACCTTAAAACGCTCTCTGCCATCGCCGCAAAACTCAGCGACAAGAAGATCTTAAAGCAACTTCGTACGGCACAGTCTGACTCTGAGCTCTATGCGATTTTGACCGCTGACGATACCCTCTAA
- a CDS encoding calcium/sodium antiporter has product MLEPILFLLLGLALLVWSADRLVFGAAALARNFGISPLIIGMTILAMGSSAPEMMVSATAALDGKTDTAVGNVLGSNIANIALILGATALIKPLAISSGILKREMPLMLVVTFIAGAILWDNYLGFSEGLLLVGLFALFILAMIYISKKESRGGADPLEAEHDAEIPQGVKNPIATFWMVLGLIILPFSADLLVSNAVIIAKFYGMSDLVIGLTIIAIGTSLPELAASLAGVMKGEDDMAVGNIIGSNVFNILAVMGIPGLLHPSTISHLAMHRDFYVMLALSFVLVLMSIEKKPKISRLEGVLLLCCFVAYQIYLFYNVSA; this is encoded by the coding sequence ATGCTTGAACCCATCCTATTTCTGCTGCTCGGACTAGCATTGCTAGTATGGAGTGCAGACCGCCTCGTATTTGGCGCAGCCGCGCTAGCCAGAAACTTTGGTATTTCACCATTGATTATCGGTATGACGATCTTAGCCATGGGTTCATCGGCACCAGAAATGATGGTTTCTGCGACCGCTGCGCTAGACGGCAAAACCGATACTGCCGTCGGTAACGTCCTTGGCTCCAACATCGCCAATATCGCCCTGATTTTAGGTGCGACTGCGCTGATTAAACCGCTGGCAATTAGTTCAGGTATCTTAAAACGTGAGATGCCATTAATGCTGGTTGTAACATTCATCGCAGGGGCGATTCTATGGGATAACTATCTCGGTTTCTCTGAAGGCTTGTTACTTGTTGGACTTTTTGCCCTCTTTATTCTGGCAATGATTTACATCAGTAAAAAAGAGTCTCGCGGTGGGGCTGATCCTCTTGAGGCTGAGCATGACGCCGAGATTCCGCAAGGGGTAAAAAACCCTATCGCAACGTTTTGGATGGTTTTAGGCTTAATCATCTTGCCATTCTCTGCTGACCTACTTGTGAGTAATGCGGTCATTATTGCCAAGTTCTACGGCATGAGTGATCTGGTCATTGGCTTGACCATCATTGCTATTGGCACCAGCTTACCCGAACTTGCTGCTTCTTTGGCAGGGGTTATGAAAGGGGAAGATGATATGGCGGTCGGCAACATTATTGGCTCGAATGTCTTCAATATTTTAGCCGTAATGGGCATTCCTGGGTTACTACACCCATCGACCATCAGCCACCTTGCAATGCACCGCGACTTCTATGTGATGCTGGCACTGTCATTCGTCTTAGTACTGATGTCCATTGAGAAAAAACCTAAGATCAGCCGCTTAGAAGGTGTATTGTTACTTTGCTGCTTTGTCGCCTATCAAATCTATCTGTTTTATAATGTCTCCGCCTAA
- the lptC gene encoding LPS export ABC transporter periplasmic protein LptC — translation MTQRLSIFVLLVIIIVSGSYLFSVYNEPDEQVEPDKELPIFTGNGIASTTFSEAGMPMYRIEAQTLNYYANTNETTFDDPVVWIYQNGLTVEWRISASRATLTKTHTLQMDGNVRIFNLLPESDVELIKSDDLLLTFTDSKFTSDSEIEVTGKGFQNRGIGIVGSFKDYNATLLNDVKGRYESAIP, via the coding sequence ATGACACAACGTCTGAGCATTTTTGTTCTACTGGTTATCATTATTGTCTCTGGATCCTACCTCTTTTCGGTGTACAACGAACCCGATGAGCAAGTAGAGCCGGACAAAGAGCTACCTATATTCACTGGAAACGGTATCGCAAGTACGACCTTTTCCGAAGCGGGTATGCCGATGTATCGCATCGAAGCCCAAACACTGAACTACTATGCCAACACGAATGAGACCACTTTCGACGATCCTGTGGTTTGGATCTATCAAAATGGTCTCACCGTAGAGTGGCGCATCAGCGCATCACGGGCCACCTTGACCAAAACCCATACGTTGCAGATGGATGGCAATGTGCGCATCTTTAATCTGCTACCTGAAAGTGATGTGGAGCTGATTAAAAGCGATGATCTTCTATTGACCTTCACTGACAGCAAGTTCACCTCTGACAGTGAAATAGAAGTCACGGGTAAAGGTTTCCAAAACCGTGGCATCGGCATAGTGGGTAGCTTCAAAGACTACAACGCAACCTTATTAAATGATGTGAAAGGAAGATATGAATCGGCTATCCCTTAA
- the lptA gene encoding lipopolysaccharide transport periplasmic protein LptA, whose protein sequence is MNRLSLKALLSCALFGVMISLPAHALKSDTQQPIYISADEQQLDMQKNIVEFSGNVVLQQGTIDIRANRIVVERVNGQEGNEVIRAYGSQATFEQQLDDGGFIKARANRIVYTTQNEFLQMIGKARLEQTDSTIESNNISYRIDQQKLVAESEQGGRVTTVLQPKALNK, encoded by the coding sequence ATGAATCGGCTATCCCTTAAGGCGTTACTGAGTTGTGCCCTATTTGGCGTGATGATTTCACTCCCTGCACACGCATTGAAGTCAGATACCCAGCAACCTATCTACATCAGTGCTGATGAGCAACAGTTAGACATGCAAAAAAACATTGTCGAGTTTTCAGGGAATGTCGTTTTGCAACAAGGCACCATTGATATTCGTGCTAACCGTATTGTTGTCGAGCGTGTCAACGGCCAAGAGGGCAACGAAGTTATTCGCGCCTATGGCTCGCAAGCGACGTTTGAACAACAACTCGATGATGGTGGTTTCATCAAAGCGCGAGCTAATCGCATCGTCTATACCACTCAAAATGAGTTCCTCCAGATGATAGGTAAAGCACGCCTCGAGCAAACCGACTCGACGATCGAGAGTAATAACATCAGTTATCGTATCGACCAACAAAAGCTGGTTGCTGAAAGCGAGCAAGGCGGCCGTGTGACCACGGTTCTACAACCTAAAGCATTAAACAAATAA
- the mlaE gene encoding lipid asymmetry maintenance ABC transporter permease subunit MlaE: MIANFVAKVGQGTLAFCRTFGRASLVMWGALFGKPQPSVMIPLVIKQLYFVGVLSVAIIAVSGLFIGMVLSLQGYIVLVDFGAENSLGQMVSLSLLRELGPVVTALLFAGRAGSALTAEIGLMKATEQLSSMEMMAVDPLRRVIAPRFWAGVIAMPLLSIIFIVVGIYGAQVVGVDWKGIDHGSFWSSMQSSVSLGYDVGNSLIKAVVFAITVTWIAVFNGYDAVPTSEGLSRATTRTVVNSSLAVLGLDFVLTALMFGN, encoded by the coding sequence ATGATCGCTAATTTTGTGGCCAAAGTGGGGCAGGGGACGCTCGCTTTTTGTCGCACCTTCGGCCGTGCCAGTCTGGTGATGTGGGGGGCTTTATTCGGTAAACCCCAACCTAGCGTTATGATACCGCTGGTGATCAAGCAGCTCTATTTTGTTGGTGTGCTATCCGTCGCGATTATTGCTGTCTCTGGATTGTTTATCGGCATGGTCTTGAGTCTGCAAGGGTATATTGTGCTGGTGGACTTCGGGGCGGAGAACAGCCTTGGACAAATGGTGTCGTTATCCTTATTAAGAGAGCTGGGCCCAGTGGTCACAGCACTTTTGTTTGCCGGACGAGCTGGTTCAGCGCTAACGGCAGAAATAGGCTTAATGAAGGCAACTGAGCAGTTATCGAGCATGGAGATGATGGCGGTCGATCCGCTGCGCCGCGTTATTGCACCACGTTTTTGGGCGGGTGTTATTGCAATGCCATTGCTAAGTATCATCTTTATTGTTGTCGGCATTTATGGTGCGCAGGTGGTTGGTGTTGATTGGAAAGGTATCGACCACGGCAGTTTTTGGTCTTCCATGCAGTCATCAGTCAGCTTGGGCTACGATGTGGGCAATAGCTTGATTAAAGCGGTGGTGTTTGCCATTACGGTGACTTGGATTGCTGTCTTTAATGGGTACGATGCGGTACCTACATCAGAAGGTTTAAGCCGCGCGACAACACGCACCGTGGTTAATTCGTCGCTCGCGGTACTCGGATTAGATTTTGTGCTCACAGCACTTATGTTTGGGAATTAA
- the kdsC gene encoding 3-deoxy-manno-octulosonate-8-phosphatase KdsC, which yields MSQTITTLYGEIEQALFQRAQDIKLLICDVDGVFSDGLIYMGNQGEELKTFHTRDGFGVKAVMKTGVEVAVITGRQSHIVQQRMSALGINHIYQGQEDKVIAFNELIAQLGIKPEHVAYIGDDLIDWPVMAKVGLSVCVADGHPLLRLKADYVTQIRGGHGAVREVCDLILEARGELDKHLVSST from the coding sequence ATGTCACAAACCATCACCACCCTCTATGGCGAAATTGAGCAAGCCCTCTTTCAACGTGCTCAAGACATCAAACTGCTGATCTGCGATGTCGATGGCGTCTTCTCCGATGGTCTCATTTATATGGGGAATCAAGGCGAAGAACTAAAAACGTTCCATACCCGAGATGGCTTTGGCGTTAAAGCCGTGATGAAAACAGGCGTGGAAGTGGCCGTCATCACTGGCCGCCAATCTCACATCGTACAGCAACGTATGAGCGCTCTAGGCATCAATCACATTTATCAAGGCCAAGAAGACAAAGTCATCGCCTTTAATGAACTCATCGCGCAATTGGGCATCAAACCAGAACATGTTGCCTACATCGGTGATGATCTTATTGACTGGCCAGTCATGGCAAAGGTAGGGTTATCAGTCTGCGTCGCTGACGGCCACCCGCTACTCCGCCTAAAAGCAGATTATGTCACCCAAATTCGTGGCGGGCATGGCGCAGTACGTGAAGTCTGCGATCTCATTCTTGAAGCGCGCGGCGAACTTGATAAACATCTGGTAAGTAGTACATGA
- a CDS encoding RNA polymerase factor sigma-54 — MKTSLQLKLGQSLAMTPQLQQAIRLLQLSTLDLQQEIQEALESNPLLEQDESTETNTEANNEHDASEQQVTASEEGFEDNLGSDGVEASEAFEKNEMPEDLAIDTTWDDVYSANTGNTGMIMDDDMPVYQGETTESLQDYLMWQVQLTPFSDTDLAIATAIIDAVDEKGYLTTSCEEILESLGDDEIELDEVEAVLKRVQQFDPLGVASRNLQECLLLQLATFSKDTPWLEEAKHILSDHIDLLANRDFRQLMRDTKLKEPDLKSVMQLIHTLDPRPGNRVVQDETEYVVPDVMVFKHNGKWTVTINPDSVPRVRVNEQYAAMSKHASSNDSQFIRNHLQEAKWLIKSLESRNETLLKVARCIVQFQQDFFEYGEEAMKPMVLNDVALEVDMHESTISRVTTKKYMHTPRGIFELKFFFSSHVSTDNGGECSSTAIRALVKKLVAAENQAKPLSDSKIATLLADQGVMVARRTIAKYRESLGIPPSNQRKRLI, encoded by the coding sequence ATGAAAACCTCGCTCCAGCTTAAGCTAGGTCAATCGCTGGCAATGACGCCTCAACTACAGCAAGCCATTCGCTTGTTGCAGCTTTCAACATTGGATCTTCAGCAAGAGATCCAAGAGGCGCTAGAAAGCAACCCCTTGCTCGAGCAGGATGAGTCTACCGAGACCAATACTGAAGCAAACAATGAGCATGATGCCAGTGAGCAACAAGTCACGGCATCAGAAGAGGGCTTTGAAGACAATCTAGGTAGCGATGGCGTTGAAGCATCAGAGGCGTTTGAAAAAAACGAGATGCCAGAAGATCTTGCCATCGATACCACGTGGGATGATGTCTACAGTGCAAATACGGGTAACACCGGTATGATCATGGATGATGACATGCCCGTTTATCAGGGCGAGACCACTGAAAGCCTGCAAGACTACCTGATGTGGCAAGTCCAACTCACTCCCTTTAGTGACACCGACCTAGCCATCGCCACCGCGATTATTGATGCGGTCGATGAAAAGGGCTATCTCACCACCAGTTGTGAAGAGATCCTTGAGAGTTTAGGGGATGATGAAATCGAGCTGGATGAAGTCGAAGCCGTACTCAAACGTGTACAGCAGTTTGATCCTCTCGGCGTTGCCTCTCGCAATCTCCAAGAATGTTTACTTCTTCAGCTTGCGACATTCTCAAAAGACACACCGTGGTTGGAAGAGGCAAAACACATTCTGAGTGATCATATCGATCTCCTCGCTAACCGTGACTTCCGCCAACTGATGCGAGACACCAAGCTCAAAGAGCCCGATCTCAAATCAGTGATGCAGCTAATCCATACCTTGGATCCGCGTCCGGGCAATCGTGTTGTTCAAGACGAGACGGAATATGTCGTTCCGGATGTGATGGTCTTTAAGCATAACGGCAAATGGACTGTTACCATCAACCCTGACAGTGTGCCACGCGTTCGTGTCAATGAGCAGTATGCTGCCATGAGTAAGCATGCAAGTAGCAATGACAGCCAGTTCATTCGCAATCATCTTCAAGAAGCGAAATGGTTGATCAAAAGCTTAGAAAGCCGCAATGAAACACTGTTGAAGGTAGCTCGGTGTATTGTTCAGTTCCAACAAGACTTCTTTGAATATGGTGAAGAAGCGATGAAACCTATGGTGCTCAATGATGTAGCCCTTGAGGTTGATATGCATGAATCCACCATATCTCGTGTTACTACCAAAAAGTATATGCATACCCCTCGTGGTATTTTCGAGCTGAAGTTTTTCTTCTCTAGTCATGTCAGTACGGATAATGGTGGAGAGTGCTCTTCTACCGCCATCCGCGCACTGGTGAAGAAATTAGTGGCCGCAGAAAACCAAGCGAAGCCACTGAGCGACAGCAAAATTGCCACGCTACTGGCGGATCAAGGCGTCATGGTTGCACGACGCACCATCGCCAAATACCGAGAATCACTCGGCATTCCGCCATCCAACCAGCGCAAACGCCTGATTTAA